A genome region from Uloborus diversus isolate 005 unplaced genomic scaffold, Udiv.v.3.1 scaffold_596, whole genome shotgun sequence includes the following:
- the LOC129233662 gene encoding uncharacterized protein LOC129233662 has product MNATFDNEDGSTAIDFSSEETNYGFTSEETDYGFTSDSDPMETETDIKSHNESDLAQELKICFINHNVSHAFINDMLQILGKHHQLPKDARTLLATPSSIGTKNLNNGEYVHFGIRPGLENYLIVEFVQEKTVTTVPSSWVRNNMCAWPPFKGLKKISDLVKAGAGPEHFWERLKVRVMKGVETYEEALYWEETACYKSDMGTEVEEEAIPPQMKRRNKNKEIEMLSSSSGDESMLSDFPDFPKKNLQQTSTPAASTRPSTSFVSSPNLNEEKNRMSGIFMKKVMRLLESMQQDIKEIKEAMKTPSGPLPSLPVSCPSLPCQEPENLAELETVLQDEALFHEICNFLSCIGGSSVKDTTRRILSKLISSHLALKYNWKGTRGVKLGFSSFEQTNKLIFGAVRNNLACSMATEVEVQTVIKRWLMYAKDRDGGRSARGGK; this is encoded by the exons ATGAATGCTACTTTTGACAATGAAGATGGTAGTACTGCTATTGATTTTAGTTCTGAGGAGACAAATTATGGTTTTACTTCTGAGGAGACTGATTATGGTTTTACTTCTGACAGTGATCCAATGGAAACAGAAACTGATATTAAGTCTCATAATGAATCTGATTTGGCCCAAGAGTTGAAAATATGCTTTATAAACCACAATGTTTCTCATGCATTCATCAATGATATGCTTCAAATATTGGGAAAACATCACCAACTACCAAAAGATGCAAGAACTTTATTAGCCACACCAAGTAGCATTGGtactaaaaatttgaataatggtgAATATGTGCATTTTGGCATTCGCCCTGGTTTAGAAAA CTATCTTATTGTGGAGTTTGTCCAAGAGAAAACTGTAACAACAGTCCCGTCTTCATGGGTGAGAAACAACATGTGTGCGTGGCCCCCGTTTAAAGGTCTGAAAAAAATATCGGACCTAGTAAAAGCGGGAGCTGGTCCCGAGCATTTCTGGGAAAGACTTAAAGTTAGAGTCATGAAAGGTGTTg AAACGTATGAGGAAGCCCTATATTGGGAGGAAACGGCTTGCTATAAGTCAGACATGGGCACAGAAGTGGAGGAGGAGGCCATTCCTCCCCAAATGAAGAGGAGGAATAAAAATAAGGAGATTGAAATGCTGAGCTCCTCCTCAGGAGATGAGAGCATGCTCTCGGACTTCCCGGATTTCCCCAAAAAAAACCTACAACAAACTTCAACGCCTGCTGCATCGACAAGACCCAGCACGTCGTTTGTCTCATCGCCGAATCTAAACGAAGAGAAGAACCGAATGAGTGGAA tttttatgaaaaaagtgaTGCGATTGCTGGAATCGATGCAGCAGGACATTAAGGAAATTAAAGAGGCTATGAAAACCCCGAGTGGACCATTGCCAAGTCTGCCTGTAAGTTGCCCATCATTGCCTTGCCAAGAACCTGAGAACCTAGCTGAGCTAGAAACGGTCCTTCAAGATGAAGCCCTCTTTCACGAAATA TGCAATTTTCTGAGTTGTATAGGAGGCTCATCTGTGAAGGATACGACTAGACGTATTCTAAGTAAGCTCATCTCCTCTCACCTTGCCCTGAAGTACAATTGGAAAGGAACAAGAGGGGTAAAGCTTGGATTTTCCTCTTTTGAGCAAACCAACAAGCTAATATTTG gtGCTGTTCGAAACAACTTGGCCTGCTCTATGGCAACAGAGGTGGAGGTCCAGACTGTAATCAAGAGATGGTTAATGTACGCAAAAGATAGGGATGGGGGCAGGAGTGCAAGGGGCGGGAAATAA